In a single window of the Leptospira sanjuanensis genome:
- a CDS encoding transporter substrate-binding domain-containing protein: MFEKRILCLLLVLVFPFALFSQSEYAGSRLERILSKKELVVGVNKQYEPFYIENPKEGYPGIDAELAKLYADYLGVSLKLVPLKTFRQFSEDIKAGKIDLALAGMSTDLNRGKQVTFSDPYLVTTPAGLVSKKILPPEPEGNIVTSRRFISLADLSTLSGLVSFSVRSNTTNHIYLQKKYSKLPIYSYLSDSIAVDNLVSNNVTCFVADSFFILTLLQKNPSLRANYLPLLGTVQEENISAALPQNDLIFADNLNFFIKELKRTGVLEELRSRYFNQNNWVK; encoded by the coding sequence ATGTTCGAGAAAAGAATCCTTTGTCTGCTCTTGGTTCTCGTTTTTCCCTTTGCACTTTTTTCTCAATCGGAATACGCCGGTTCGAGATTGGAAAGGATTCTTTCCAAAAAGGAACTAGTAGTCGGCGTCAATAAGCAGTACGAACCGTTCTATATCGAAAATCCGAAAGAAGGTTATCCAGGAATCGACGCGGAGCTTGCAAAACTCTACGCGGATTATCTCGGCGTCTCTTTAAAGCTCGTTCCACTAAAAACGTTTCGTCAATTTTCGGAGGACATCAAAGCCGGTAAGATCGATCTCGCGTTAGCCGGAATGTCTACGGACCTAAACCGGGGAAAACAAGTTACGTTTTCGGATCCGTATCTCGTAACGACTCCGGCCGGTCTTGTGAGCAAAAAGATTCTTCCCCCCGAACCGGAAGGAAATATCGTCACTTCGAGACGTTTTATCAGCCTCGCGGATCTTTCCACCTTGAGCGGACTCGTAAGTTTTTCAGTTCGCTCCAATACGACGAATCACATTTATCTTCAGAAAAAATATTCCAAACTTCCGATTTATAGTTATCTTTCCGACTCGATAGCAGTCGACAATCTCGTAAGCAACAACGTGACTTGCTTTGTGGCGGACAGTTTTTTCATTCTCACCCTATTGCAAAAAAATCCTTCCTTACGAGCGAATTATCTTCCTCTTCTGGGAACCGTTCAGGAGGAAAATATCAGCGCAGCGCTTCCGCAGAATGATCTTATTTTTGCGGATAATTTGAACTTCTTCATTAAGGAATTGAAACGGACCGGTGTTTTGGAAGAGTTAAGAAGCCGATATTTTAATCAGAACAACTGGGTAAAATGA
- a CDS encoding transcriptional coactivator p15/PC4 family protein, with protein MGIIRDVDKGRGEVIRVEVSEYKGTKYLNLRVWYTDKDGEKKPTQKGIAIPPELYDEIREAVIEAESEVKE; from the coding sequence ATGGGAATTATCCGTGACGTAGACAAGGGCAGAGGAGAAGTGATTCGGGTGGAAGTATCCGAATACAAAGGAACTAAATATCTGAACCTTCGAGTTTGGTATACGGACAAAGACGGCGAAAAAAAACCGACTCAAAAAGGAATCGCCATTCCGCCCGAACTCTACGATGAAATCAGAGAAGCGGTAATCGAAGCGGAAAGCGAAGTCAAAGAATAG
- a CDS encoding OmpA family protein, whose product MVPVFETIQSSLDKRNGFKFFGVLFLIYSIFLIFLLPFEISSQAAEKTRTSAKQKPEKLRGSINTGLNEFGISLTDDGNVLYFYSKRENSNYTDLYKSTRVGEEWTSGSEIEILNSNFDDQSPFILNKEEGIIFSSNRDGAIEFQLSNGKIGVSRDLYFSKKVNSSWAAPVVLPRTVNTEEIEENPFLYNDHLYFTRYPFAQVAEADIFVSIYRNKTWEKATSLPEPINSRYSEIAATISKDGKTIYFSSNRPGGYGGYDLYKSSILANGNYSEPINLGPEINTPGDEAFYLEAGDGRTFYFCRRSGRDYDIYSNLSNPFQELEKGKSISLDNIHFALGSYEILENSFSILENLHSYLKDNPNVKIKITGHTDLNGDPQDNMVLSRNRANAVKDYLLKKGIDSGRISTDGKGSSEPVVPQKNPETDYKNRRTEFQIIGP is encoded by the coding sequence ATGGTTCCCGTTTTCGAAACGATTCAGTCATCGCTGGACAAAAGGAACGGTTTTAAGTTTTTCGGAGTCTTGTTTTTGATATATTCTATTTTCTTAATATTTCTTTTGCCGTTCGAAATTTCTTCCCAAGCCGCGGAAAAAACCCGAACGTCCGCTAAACAAAAACCCGAAAAGCTCAGAGGCTCGATCAACACAGGTTTAAACGAATTTGGAATCAGTCTGACGGACGACGGAAACGTTCTCTACTTTTACTCCAAGAGGGAGAATTCTAATTATACCGACCTTTACAAATCGACCCGAGTGGGCGAAGAATGGACCAGCGGATCTGAAATCGAAATTTTAAATTCGAACTTTGACGATCAAAGTCCGTTCATCTTAAATAAAGAAGAAGGAATCATCTTCTCTTCGAATCGAGACGGTGCGATCGAATTTCAACTTTCCAACGGAAAGATCGGAGTTTCTCGCGATCTTTATTTTTCGAAAAAGGTGAATTCCTCTTGGGCCGCGCCCGTCGTGCTTCCGAGAACCGTAAACACCGAGGAGATCGAAGAAAATCCGTTCTTGTACAACGATCATTTGTATTTTACGCGTTATCCGTTTGCTCAAGTTGCGGAGGCCGATATTTTCGTTTCAATTTACAGAAACAAAACTTGGGAGAAGGCGACAAGTTTACCCGAACCGATCAACTCGCGGTATTCCGAAATCGCCGCCACAATCAGCAAAGACGGGAAGACGATTTACTTCTCTTCCAATCGGCCCGGCGGTTACGGAGGTTATGATTTATACAAATCTTCGATTCTTGCAAACGGCAATTATTCGGAACCGATCAATCTTGGACCGGAAATCAATACGCCGGGAGACGAAGCGTTTTATTTGGAGGCGGGTGACGGACGCACGTTTTATTTTTGCAGAAGAAGCGGCCGCGACTATGACATCTATTCCAATCTTTCCAATCCGTTTCAAGAATTGGAAAAAGGAAAATCCATATCGCTCGACAACATTCATTTTGCATTGGGTTCTTACGAGATTCTGGAGAATTCTTTTTCTATATTAGAAAATTTGCATTCTTACTTAAAAGACAATCCGAACGTAAAAATCAAAATCACGGGTCACACCGATTTGAACGGAGATCCTCAGGACAATATGGTTTTAAGCCGCAATCGGGCGAACGCCGTGAAAGATTATCTTCTTAAAAAAGGGATCGATTCCGGAAGAATCAGCACGGACGGAAAAGGAAGTTCCGAACCGGTCGTTCCGCAGAAAAATCCCGAGACGGATTACAAGAATAGAAGAACCGAGTTTCAGATCATCGGTCCTTAG
- the recR gene encoding recombination mediator RecR: MANHLLDEMVEALSSLPGIGRKSAFRISFHLLRLEQGLFNQFVHQLTDTKSRIKFCKRCGSYAETEVCDICTSEKRDTHTFCVVEQPEDIFFIENTREFHGKYHVLNGVISPLEGVGPRDLRIKELLERIEPEQVKEVLIATNPTLEGDATADYLANQLKPLSVNVTRIAYGITVGGSIELSDQYTLGRAIRSRLQL, from the coding sequence TTGGCTAATCATCTTCTTGACGAAATGGTGGAGGCGCTTTCCTCCCTTCCCGGAATCGGCAGAAAGAGCGCGTTTCGAATCAGTTTTCATCTTTTGCGTTTGGAACAAGGACTATTCAATCAATTCGTTCATCAACTTACGGATACCAAAAGCAGAATCAAATTCTGTAAACGATGCGGTTCGTATGCGGAAACGGAAGTTTGCGACATTTGCACTTCCGAAAAAAGAGACACACATACGTTTTGTGTTGTCGAACAACCGGAAGACATCTTCTTTATCGAGAACACGAGAGAATTTCACGGCAAATATCACGTGTTAAACGGAGTCATTTCTCCTTTGGAAGGAGTTGGACCGAGAGACCTTCGCATCAAAGAACTTTTGGAGCGAATCGAACCGGAACAAGTGAAAGAAGTTTTGATCGCGACCAACCCGACTTTGGAAGGCGACGCGACTGCGGACTATTTAGCGAACCAACTCAAACCTCTTTCGGTGAACGTAACTCGGATCGCATACGGCATTACGGTCGGAGGTTCGATCGAATTGTCGGATCAATATACTTTGGGAAGGGCGATCCGCTCCCGACTTCAACTTTAA
- the dnaX gene encoding DNA polymerase III subunit gamma/tau, with the protein MAGTHEVLSRKYRPQRFRDVIHQDLAIGALQNALKSGKIGHAYIFFGPRGVGKTTIARILAKRLNCQNPTDNEPCNECSSCVEITRGISSDVLEIDAASNRGIENIRELRDNVKFAPMGGKYKVYIIDEVHMLTDQSFNALLKTLEEPPSHIVFVLATTEFHKIPETILSRCQDFIFKKVPLSVLQDYSEKLCKIENVQYDQEGLFWVAKKGDGSVRDMLSFMEQAIVFTDSKLLGAGIRKMIGYHGIEFLTSFIKSLVDPDNHSKALEILESLYQEGQDIYKFLWDSIEFTHTLNLIRDSLADPESVNFPKEDLVKMKSDFENVDSSKLNFLSGKLFEIYERIKTIRLRNSFEIKVFTEIQIKKLVEELTYPSLAGLVDRINHLILMVQGSKNAAPEAERRNPVASAESSVKNTPQSEASKKKDDPLSQAMESHFESNEQDSNMESMSAESSKPSLTSEANPQKFDTSTEIKKKFLGTEVDRSKIPRLDS; encoded by the coding sequence ATGGCAGGAACTCACGAAGTCCTTTCCCGGAAGTATCGCCCGCAGAGATTTCGGGACGTAATCCATCAAGACCTCGCCATAGGCGCCCTTCAAAACGCTCTTAAATCCGGCAAAATCGGTCACGCTTATATCTTCTTCGGTCCGCGCGGAGTGGGTAAAACTACCATTGCAAGAATTCTCGCAAAACGTTTAAACTGCCAGAACCCGACCGACAACGAACCTTGCAACGAATGTTCTTCCTGCGTCGAGATCACGCGCGGAATTTCCAGCGACGTTCTCGAGATCGACGCCGCGAGCAACCGAGGCATCGAAAACATCCGCGAGCTCAGAGACAACGTCAAGTTCGCGCCGATGGGCGGGAAATATAAGGTTTATATTATAGACGAGGTCCACATGTTGACGGACCAGTCGTTCAACGCTCTATTAAAAACACTCGAAGAACCTCCGTCTCATATAGTCTTCGTTTTAGCAACGACCGAGTTTCATAAAATTCCCGAGACGATTCTTTCCAGATGTCAGGATTTTATTTTTAAAAAAGTTCCTTTATCCGTTCTGCAGGATTATTCCGAAAAACTCTGTAAGATAGAAAACGTACAGTACGATCAGGAAGGGCTTTTCTGGGTTGCGAAGAAGGGCGACGGCTCCGTCAGAGATATGCTTTCCTTTATGGAACAAGCGATCGTGTTCACCGATTCCAAACTTCTCGGAGCCGGAATCCGAAAGATGATCGGTTATCACGGTATCGAATTCTTGACTTCGTTTATCAAAAGTCTCGTGGACCCCGACAATCATTCCAAGGCTCTTGAAATTCTCGAGTCGCTTTATCAGGAAGGTCAGGACATTTACAAATTCCTATGGGACTCGATCGAATTCACTCATACTTTAAACTTGATCCGCGATTCTCTTGCCGATCCGGAGTCCGTCAACTTTCCGAAAGAAGATCTCGTGAAAATGAAATCCGATTTTGAGAATGTGGATTCTTCCAAACTCAATTTTCTTTCGGGTAAACTTTTCGAAATTTACGAAAGAATCAAAACGATCCGTCTGAGAAACTCTTTCGAGATCAAGGTCTTTACGGAAATCCAAATCAAGAAGCTGGTTGAAGAATTGACTTATCCGAGTTTGGCGGGTTTGGTCGATCGGATCAATCATCTGATTTTGATGGTCCAAGGCTCTAAGAACGCCGCTCCCGAAGCGGAACGTCGCAATCCTGTCGCATCCGCCGAGTCTTCCGTTAAAAACACTCCTCAAAGCGAAGCTTCTAAAAAAAAAGATGATCCGCTTTCTCAAGCGATGGAATCTCATTTCGAGTCTAATGAACAGGATTCAAACATGGAATCGATGTCGGCCGAAAGTTCGAAACCTTCTCTTACTTCCGAAGCGAATCCTCAGAAATTCGATACGAGCACCGAGATAAAGAAAAAATTTCTTGGGACGGAAGTCGATCGAAGTAAAATTCCGAGACTGGATTCTTAA
- a CDS encoding YbaB/EbfC family nucleoid-associated protein produces the protein MFDKIKNFSELLSNMGAFREKMEEVKKRIAAIRVIGDAGAGMVTVTATGEGQITNVFINKQLFDADDNKMLEDLVMAATNDALKKAREATAYEFQSASGGLDLSEISKMFGGNLG, from the coding sequence ATGTTTGATAAGATCAAAAACTTTTCCGAACTTCTTTCCAACATGGGCGCTTTCCGTGAAAAAATGGAAGAGGTAAAAAAACGTATCGCTGCGATTCGCGTGATCGGCGACGCGGGAGCTGGAATGGTTACCGTTACAGCCACAGGAGAAGGCCAAATCACGAACGTATTCATCAACAAACAACTGTTCGACGCGGACGACAACAAAATGCTCGAAGACCTCGTAATGGCCGCAACAAACGACGCTCTTAAAAAAGCGAGAGAAGCGACCGCATACGAATTTCAATCTGCTTCGGGCGGTTTGGATCTTTCAGAAATTTCTAAAATGTTCGGCGGAAATCTTGGCTAA
- a CDS encoding nucleoside deaminase — MENLVLHAGEEIPSFTRIYHKQELVSETLNEVEKNKDSSFHSEILCIRDAKEKLKTRYLSDCILITSLEPCLMCAGTILLSRIPKVIYLLPAKQGEGISSLSIETIYSRNFFPELICIPAEISKNAFKSFFKARRKKFN; from the coding sequence ATGGAGAATCTCGTTTTGCACGCAGGAGAAGAAATTCCCAGCTTTACTAGAATTTATCACAAGCAAGAGCTCGTCAGCGAAACGTTGAACGAAGTGGAGAAGAACAAGGATTCTTCCTTTCATAGCGAAATTCTTTGTATTCGAGACGCGAAGGAAAAACTGAAAACTCGTTATCTCTCGGATTGTATTCTCATCACATCTTTAGAGCCTTGTTTGATGTGCGCGGGAACGATTCTTCTTTCTAGAATTCCGAAAGTAATTTATCTTCTGCCTGCAAAACAGGGAGAAGGAATTTCTTCTCTGAGTATCGAAACGATCTATTCTCGAAATTTTTTCCCCGAACTCATTTGTATTCCGGCTGAGATTTCGAAAAATGCGTTCAAGTCGTTTTTCAAAGCCAGAAGAAAGAAATTCAATTGA
- a CDS encoding ferredoxin reductase domain-containing protein translates to MKPIREPQINLFKKSNPYKAKVISNVLLTPETGKGKRPKKEGESLVHRITLAIDHSAYPYVIGQSGGVIPPGEDPEKKAKGLADVGYTVRLYSIASPSYSFGMKEDNIEFIIKRDNVYDENGNIQFKGVCSNYMCDLKPGDEVVMTGPSGKKFLLPVADFGGDIMFLATGTGIAPFIGMSEELLEHKLINFTGNITLVYGAPYSDELVMMDYLRGLEAKHKNFKLVTAISREEKNSFDGGRMYISHRVREQADAVKKILNGGGRFYICGGPKGMEKGVIEEIQKIAGDTGTYEEFKHHLEGAHQLFVETY, encoded by the coding sequence ATGAAACCGATCAGAGAACCTCAAATCAATTTATTCAAAAAATCGAATCCGTATAAAGCAAAAGTAATCAGTAACGTTTTATTAACTCCGGAAACGGGAAAAGGAAAAAGACCCAAAAAAGAAGGAGAATCGCTCGTTCATAGAATCACGCTTGCGATCGATCACTCCGCGTATCCGTACGTAATCGGACAAAGCGGCGGCGTAATTCCTCCGGGAGAAGATCCGGAAAAAAAAGCGAAAGGTCTTGCGGATGTCGGTTACACCGTGCGTCTTTATTCCATCGCTTCTCCAAGTTACTCTTTCGGAATGAAGGAAGACAACATCGAATTCATCATCAAAAGAGACAACGTATATGATGAAAACGGAAACATCCAATTCAAAGGCGTTTGCTCGAACTATATGTGCGATCTGAAACCCGGCGATGAGGTCGTAATGACAGGACCTTCCGGAAAAAAATTCCTTCTTCCCGTTGCGGACTTCGGCGGGGACATTATGTTTCTCGCAACCGGAACCGGAATCGCTCCTTTTATCGGAATGAGCGAAGAACTTCTGGAACATAAGCTCATCAACTTCACGGGAAACATCACTCTCGTTTACGGAGCGCCTTACTCCGACGAACTCGTAATGATGGATTACCTCCGCGGATTGGAAGCAAAGCATAAAAACTTCAAACTCGTTACCGCGATTTCCAGAGAGGAAAAAAATTCTTTCGACGGCGGAAGAATGTATATCTCTCACAGGGTTCGCGAACAAGCGGACGCAGTGAAAAAAATTCTGAACGGCGGCGGACGTTTCTACATCTGCGGCGGACCGAAAGGAATGGAAAAAGGCGTGATCGAAGAAATTCAAAAGATCGCGGGCGACACCGGAACCTACGAAGAATTCAAACACCACTTAGAAGGCGCTCACCAATTGTTCGTTGAAACATACTGA
- the lpxD gene encoding UDP-3-O-(3-hydroxymyristoyl)glucosamine N-acyltransferase, whose product MPQINLSDLAKKIGGSKIVNTQTPESILIDKVATLTPGANGSISFLSNKKMLSDAKKTLSSVVLTTEEFSREISLPCLVVSNPELSLAEVLNALYPPYVPSGKISSTALIHPSAKLGAGVTVGEYVVIGENSVIGANTYLEDGVKISRNVTIGEGSHIGPNSSIQHGVIIGKRFICSGNCSIGGDGFKFVTVNGTHTKIPQVGGVIIGDDVEMGSLCAVDRGGLEDTVIGNGCKFDNMVHVAHNCVLGKNIIIAGQSGVAGSTIVEDDVIIGGACAVADHLHVPAGTIIAGGTSLRNSPKKKDIFVGWDYGLTFPEFQKVRVNIHNLVNFQKWAKRVKELEKHAGIKIEEKD is encoded by the coding sequence ATGCCCCAAATCAATCTTTCGGATCTCGCTAAAAAAATCGGCGGATCTAAGATCGTCAATACGCAAACACCGGAATCGATTTTGATCGATAAGGTCGCGACTCTTACTCCGGGAGCGAACGGCTCCATCAGCTTTCTTTCCAATAAGAAAATGTTAAGCGACGCGAAGAAGACTCTTTCCAGCGTCGTTCTTACAACGGAAGAATTCTCACGTGAAATTTCCTTGCCGTGCCTTGTCGTATCGAATCCTGAACTGAGTCTTGCGGAAGTCCTAAATGCTCTCTATCCTCCTTATGTCCCTTCCGGAAAAATTTCTTCCACGGCGTTGATTCATCCAAGCGCGAAATTGGGAGCGGGAGTTACTGTCGGAGAATATGTAGTGATCGGTGAAAACTCAGTGATCGGAGCGAACACATATTTGGAAGACGGAGTGAAAATTTCGCGTAACGTGACGATCGGAGAAGGTTCTCATATCGGTCCGAATTCTTCCATTCAGCACGGAGTGATCATCGGGAAACGTTTTATCTGTTCGGGAAATTGTTCGATCGGCGGAGACGGTTTTAAATTCGTTACCGTAAACGGAACGCATACGAAAATTCCTCAAGTCGGCGGAGTGATCATCGGAGACGATGTGGAGATGGGTTCCTTATGTGCGGTCGATCGAGGCGGGTTGGAAGACACAGTCATCGGAAACGGATGCAAATTCGATAATATGGTTCACGTCGCGCATAACTGCGTCTTGGGAAAGAATATCATCATCGCCGGACAAAGCGGCGTTGCCGGAAGCACGATCGTCGAAGACGACGTGATCATCGGCGGAGCTTGTGCGGTTGCCGATCATCTTCATGTTCCTGCGGGAACGATCATCGCGGGCGGAACCTCGCTGCGAAATTCTCCCAAGAAAAAAGATATCTTCGTGGGCTGGGATTACGGTTTAACCTTTCCGGAATTTCAAAAAGTGCGCGTAAACATCCACAATCTCGTGAACTTTCAAAAATGGGCTAAACGAGTCAAAGAGCTGGAAAAACACGCGGGAATTAAAATCGAGGAGAAGGATTGA
- a CDS encoding DUF6935 domain-containing protein, whose protein sequence is MNRNRFSIFLLLTVLIPFSLSSQNETINVASNSWPKDLASFDTFRNEQSTTPQGALISLVAALDLYSKNKEEGVKALILVVDSSHLSQDTNGYKGFSLSRNLTDLVKRQIEQHPYLIGSYLPGSSASNGYVPGGAPYSFTITANRFSGTEESGQRKLFIPSSGADSARPVTLKRNAKGVWKAQEFSSLLVGIKKPVTKNAADDL, encoded by the coding sequence ATGAACCGTAACCGTTTTTCCATTTTTCTATTATTGACCGTTTTAATTCCGTTTAGCCTTTCTTCTCAAAACGAAACGATCAACGTAGCATCTAACTCTTGGCCTAAAGATCTAGCGTCTTTTGATACGTTTCGAAACGAACAATCCACGACCCCGCAAGGCGCACTGATTTCGCTCGTTGCGGCTTTGGATCTATATTCAAAAAACAAGGAAGAGGGGGTAAAGGCTTTGATTCTTGTGGTGGATTCTTCCCATCTTTCGCAGGATACAAACGGGTACAAAGGATTCTCGTTAAGCAGAAATCTAACGGACCTCGTCAAAAGACAAATCGAACAACATCCGTATTTAATCGGTTCTTACCTTCCCGGATCGTCCGCTTCGAACGGTTATGTTCCCGGCGGCGCGCCCTATTCATTTACGATCACGGCAAACCGCTTCAGTGGAACGGAAGAATCCGGGCAAAGAAAATTATTCATCCCTTCCTCAGGAGCGGACAGCGCAAGACCGGTTACGTTAAAGCGAAATGCAAAGGGCGTGTGGAAGGCACAGGAATTTTCCAGTCTTTTAGTCGGAATCAAAAAGCCCGTTACTAAAAACGCGGCCGACGATCTTTGA
- a CDS encoding anti-sigma factor antagonist (This anti-anti-sigma factor, or anti-sigma factor antagonist, belongs to a family that includes characterized members SpoIIAA, RsbV, RsfA, and RsfB.), whose product MILSAKFLHNEVSENRNNSVLIRLNSPTGAANPDRRPIVLGLAIDRSWSMKGEKLEAVIQAASSLVNWLTRRDFLSIVAYAEDIHVIQPIVQLVEKNSIVNRIHTILPGTSTNLSGGWLHTLRGLEMFSDPSVYKRAILLTDGNPTQGITDPVDLIQIASDHYKKGISTTVIGFGDDFNEILLKDIADAGGGNFYYIESPEGTGDIFFREFGDIGSLYAQSIETKVLFGKDVEFLELISDIPFYTEMDPDQPSRIKSVVLQCGDMRADDIRNVVVRVRTHPENLIHNSDQIGGIKISSSFYNLSDKMKLENVEFELKPDWKSQSVKEDADVIVETIVAKSGKALKKASSLIKEGSLEEASKILSALIKEVDHQIDLAPEVMSSLKSRLEALEAKIKENSKTAGKHLMAGASDIQYRNIDPISEDIEYHDQIFVYKSTGDIDLYKCPELKTNIQEKMHEGFRFIVINLKASSYIDSSAIGTLIQISGWLKRRGGELVVSDLRDSVKKVFSITRLESHIRVADTEEAARIVINDVIQERSL is encoded by the coding sequence ATGATTCTCTCCGCGAAGTTTTTACATAACGAAGTCTCGGAAAACAGAAACAATTCCGTCTTAATCCGTCTGAATTCCCCCACCGGAGCGGCTAATCCCGATCGAAGACCGATCGTATTAGGATTGGCGATCGATAGAAGCTGGTCGATGAAAGGAGAAAAGTTGGAAGCGGTCATTCAAGCGGCTTCCTCTTTGGTCAACTGGTTGACTCGAAGAGATTTTCTTTCCATCGTCGCTTACGCGGAAGACATTCACGTAATTCAACCGATCGTACAACTCGTCGAAAAAAATTCGATCGTCAATCGGATTCATACGATTCTTCCGGGAACTTCCACAAACTTATCGGGGGGATGGCTGCACACGTTACGCGGTTTGGAGATGTTTTCCGATCCATCCGTTTATAAACGCGCGATTCTATTGACGGACGGAAATCCTACGCAAGGGATTACGGATCCGGTGGATCTGATTCAGATCGCTTCCGATCATTACAAAAAAGGAATATCAACCACCGTTATCGGTTTCGGAGACGACTTCAACGAGATTCTTTTGAAGGATATTGCCGATGCCGGCGGCGGAAATTTTTATTACATAGAAAGTCCGGAAGGAACCGGAGATATTTTTTTCCGCGAGTTCGGAGATATCGGTTCCTTATACGCGCAATCCATCGAGACGAAAGTTTTGTTCGGGAAAGACGTGGAGTTCTTAGAATTGATAAGCGACATTCCCTTTTATACCGAAATGGATCCGGATCAACCGAGCAGAATCAAATCGGTCGTTCTTCAATGCGGAGATATGCGCGCGGACGACATTAGAAACGTCGTGGTTCGGGTCAGGACACATCCTGAAAATCTGATCCACAATTCGGATCAAATCGGGGGAATCAAAATATCGAGTTCGTTTTACAATCTTAGCGATAAGATGAAATTGGAAAACGTCGAGTTCGAGTTAAAGCCGGATTGGAAATCCCAATCGGTCAAAGAAGACGCGGACGTGATCGTGGAAACGATCGTCGCAAAATCGGGAAAGGCTTTGAAAAAGGCCAGTTCCTTGATCAAAGAAGGTTCGTTGGAAGAAGCTTCTAAAATCCTGAGTGCGTTGATTAAGGAAGTGGATCATCAGATCGATCTCGCCCCCGAAGTTATGAGTTCTTTGAAATCGCGTCTGGAGGCTCTGGAAGCGAAGATTAAGGAGAATTCGAAAACGGCCGGAAAACATCTGATGGCCGGCGCTTCGGACATCCAATATAGAAACATCGATCCCATTTCGGAGGATATCGAATATCACGATCAAATCTTCGTCTATAAATCAACGGGAGATATCGATTTGTATAAATGTCCCGAGTTGAAAACCAACATTCAGGAAAAAATGCACGAAGGGTTTCGGTTTATCGTCATCAATCTGAAAGCTTCCTCTTATATCGATTCGTCGGCGATCGGCACCTTGATTCAGATTTCAGGTTGGTTGAAAAGAAGAGGCGGCGAGTTGGTCGTTTCCGATTTAAGAGATTCTGTGAAAAAGGTTTTCTCGATCACAAGATTGGAAAGTCACATTCGGGTCGCGGATACGGAAGAAGCTGCCCGGATCGTCATCAACGATGTGATCCAGGAAAGAAGCCTTTGA